From the Candidatus Zymogenaceae bacterium genome, the window ACCACCGTATCCATCTCGATCTTCACGCCCAGTTCTTGTATGTAGTCTACTTCGGCCTGGACGATGTCCTTGGGGAGTCGAAACTCCGGAACGCCGTATACCAGCACTCCCCCCGGCTTGTGCAGCGCCTCGTATATCGTTACGTCATGCCCCAGGAGCCTCAGCTCTCCGGCCACCGTCAACCCCGCCGGACCGGAACCGACCACCGCAACCCTCTTCCCGGTGGCGGGGGGAATTTCCGGCAACGCCACCTTGCCGTGGGTCCGCTCGTAATCGGCGGCGAACCGTTCCAAGCGCCCGATGGCAACCGGCTCACCTTTTTTACCCAGGACGCACCCGGCCTCACACTGATCTTCCTGGGGGCACACCCGACCGCACACCGCGGGTAAAGCGTTATCTTCCTTGATTTTCCGGGCCGCCGCCACGAACTCACCCTCTGTAATCAGCTTGATAAATCCGGGGATGTCTATCTCCACGGGACACCCGGCAACACATCCCGGCTTCTTGCACTGGATGCATCGGGCGGCCTCGGTGAGTGCCAGATCGATGTCGTAGCCGTAGGGGACCTCGTCAAAATTCTTCCCCCGCTCTTTCGGGTCCTGTTCCGGCATCTTCTGCCGTGGTATCTTCATCCGCTCTTTATTGTCCATCCGATCAACCCTCACCTGTAACGCCACAGGAGTAACGAAGAACGGCCTTTTTCTCCGCCTCCAGGTATGCTTTCTGGCGTTTCGCCAGCCCGTCGAAATCCACCTCGTGACCGTCGAACTCCGGCCCCTCCACGCACACAAACCGCGTCTTTCCACCCACCTCGCATCGGCACGTGCCGCACATGCCGGTTCCGTCGAGCATGATTGAATTGAGACTCACCACGGTATTTATGCCGTAGGGTCTGGTCAACTCCGCCACCGCATGCATCATCGGTACCGGTCCCACCGCCACGACGATTTTTATCTTCTCCTTCCGCTCGACGACCTCGGACAGGAGACTGGTAACAAATCCCTGAGGACCGTACGATCCGTCGTCGGTACAGATCAACAGCTCGTCGGAGACCGCCCCCATTTCGTCCTCGAGCATCAAGAGATCTTTATTCCGAGCGCCGATGATGGAGATAACCCGGTTTCCCGCATCGTGGAGGGCATGTGTGATGGGATAGAGGGCGGCGATACCGACCCCTCCTCCGACGCACACGGCCGTACCGAAATTCTCAATATAGGTCGGCCTGCCC encodes:
- a CDS encoding sulfide/dihydroorotate dehydrogenase-like FAD/NAD-binding protein, with product MAKIVTKERLSEQVVRMTVVSPRIARKRKAGQFVVLIINEQGERIPLTIVDSDPEIGTLTIIFQEVGKSTMHLGALNEGDEIAHVVGPLGRPTYIENFGTAVCVGGGVGIAALYPITHALHDAGNRVISIIGARNKDLLMLEDEMGAVSDELLICTDDGSYGPQGFVTSLLSEVVERKEKIKIVVAVGPVPMMHAVAELTRPYGINTVVSLNSIMLDGTGMCGTCRCEVGGKTRFVCVEGPEFDGHEVDFDGLAKRQKAYLEAEKKAVLRYSCGVTGEG